GCGTGGTCGCCGCGCTCGCCGCCGCGCTGGAACTGCGGAACCGGCCGATGGCGGGCACGCGGGTCGCGGTCCAGGGGTTCGGCGCGGTGGGTGCCGCGGCCGTGCGGCGGTTGCACGAGCTGGGCGCCCAGGTCGTCGCACTGTCCACCGTGGACGGTGGCGTGCACGATCCGGACGGGCTCGACGTGCCGTCGTGGCTGGCGCGGCGCGCCGAGCACGGCGACGCGTGCGTGCACGGCGCTCCGGCGGCCAAGCGCCTCGATCGCGGCGAGGAGCTGGTGGTCGACTGCGACGTGCTGATCCCCGCGGCCGGGCAGGACGTGCTCGGGGAACGCGTCGCGGCGGAGGTCCGGGCCGAAGTCGTCGTGGAGGGCGCGAACCTCCCGACCACACCGGACGCGCGGGCCGCGCTGGCGGCGCGTGGGGTCACCGTCGTACCGGACTTCATCGCCAACGCGGGCGGGGCCATCGCCGCCGGCTTCGCGATGGACGCCCGTCGATCCGCGTTCCGCCCGGCACCGGACCGCATCCTCGACGAGGTCGCGCAGCGGTGCCGGGACAACACCCGGCTGGTGCTGCGCTCGGCGTTGGAGCACGGGGTCGACCCGCACTCCGCCGCACTGGACATCGCGCAGAGCCGGGTGCGCGCCGCGATGGAGCTGCGCGGGCGGCTCGCGACTGTCGAAGCCGAACCGGTCGGCGCGGGCGGCTGATCACATGCTCAACCCGATCCACCTGCGCACCTTGCAGGAATGCGTGCGCACCGGCTCGTTCGCGGAGGCGGGCAGAGCCCTCGGCTACACCGCGTCCGCGGTGTCGCAGCAGATGGCGTTGCTCGAACGCGCCGTCGGAGCACCGCTGTTCGAGCGCTCGGCGCGCAGCGCCCGGTGCACCGCGCTCGCGTCCCGGCTTGCCGAGCGCAGCCGGGACGCGCTGGGCGCGCTGCAATCCCTGGAGCGCGAGGTGCGCGCGATGGTCAGCGGGGAGGAGGGCAGCCTGCGGCTGGCCGGGTTCGCCACCGCCAACGCCCGCATCCTGCCCGGCGTGCTGGCCTCGGTGATCGAGCAGCGCCCGCACGCCGAGCTGCAGCTGGACGAGGGCGAACCGGACGAGGTCGTCGACAGCGTGCTCGACGGGGTGCTCGACGCGGCGGTCGTGTTCGAGTACGACCTGGACCCGCGGCAGTGGCCGACGGACCTGCGCGTGGACGAAGTGGTGTCCGAGCCGCTGCGCCTCGTGCTCCCGGGCTCGCACCGGCTGGCCGGGGCCGCGGAGATCTCGCTGCACGAACTCGCCGACGAACCGTGGATCTGCACCCGCCGCGACACCGCCGGGGCGCGCTCGCTGGTCCGGCTCGCGGCGGCCAGCGGCTTCGTCCCGCGCATCACCTTCCGCAGCAACGACTACTCGGTCATCCGGGACCTGGTGGCCCGCGGCATGGGGGTCGCGATGCTGCCCGGCTTGGCACTCGGGACGGGGTCGGTCCGGGTGACCCGCATCGCCGGGCGGCAGCCGCAGCGCCGGGTGCGCGCCCTGTACCGCAAGGAGAACACCAACCCGCTGCTGCCCATCGCACTGGACTGCCTGCACCGGGCGGGCTCCGAGCTCGCCGTGCTCTGGGGACCGGACACCGCGGCGCACCACCCCGAACCGGATCCGCGGGAGCTGCCGGCGGAGGTGCCCCCGTCGCCACCCGGTGGTCCGCCTGATCTGCGGTGGCACGGCGTCGGCACCGGAGCGTCGGGGACTCGGGACAGCGGAGCGGAGCGGTGATGAGCCAGGGCAGCGATCACGTCGAGCAGATCGACGAGCACTTCCTGTCGGCGGTGCAGGCGCTCACCGGTCCCCCCGCCGGAGCGGGACCGCCGCGTCCCGACGTCGCGGGCGCACCGGGTGCGAGCTCGGCGCCGCAGTTGCTGGCACTGTTCGACGCGCAAGCGGGCAGCAGGCACCTGGACTTCGCCGCGCGCGAGTTGGGTCGCCGCAAGCTCGGCTACTACAGCATCGGTTCCTCCGGCCACGAGTCGAACGCGGCGGTGGCCGCGGCCCTGCGCCCCACCGATCCGGCGCTGCTGCACTACCGCTCCGGCGGGTTCTACCTGCGCCGGGCGCACCAGGTACCGGGCCGGGACCCGGTGCGCGACGTACTGCTCGGCGTGGTCGCCTCGGCCGAGGAACCGATCTCCGCGGGAAGGCACAAGGTGTTCGGGCACGGCGAGCTCGGGATCATCCCGCAGACCTCCACCATCGCCTCCCACCTGCCTCGGGCGATGGGGCTGGCCTTCTCGGTGGGCCGCGCCGAACGGCTGGACGTCACGTCCGAGTGGCCCGCCGACGCGGTCGTGGTGAGCAGCTTCGGCGACGCCTCGGCGAACCACTCCACCGCGCTCGGCGCGATCAACGCCGCCGCGCACTGCGCGCACCAGGGCTTGCCGATGCCGCTGCTGCTGGTCTGCGAGGACAACGGGCTCGGCATCAGCGTGCGCACCCCGCCGGAGTGGGTGGCCTCGGCGCACTCCCGCCACCCGGGGATCCGCTATTCCGCAGTGGACGGTGCCGATCCCGCTCAGTGCTTGGAAACGGCGGCGGAGCTGGCGGAGTGGGTGCGCGAGCACCGCAGGCCCGCGCTGCTGCACCTGCGCACCGTCCGCCTGATGGGGCACGCGGGGTCCGATGTGGAATCCGGGTACCGGACGCGGTCGGAGATCCTCGCCGACTACGACCGGGACCCGCTGCTGGCCACCGCCGCCGCACTGATCCACCGCGGCGTCCGCTCCCCCGCCGAGGTCCTCGACCGATACGAGTCGTGGCGCGCCGAGGTCGCTCGGATCGCCGAAGAAGTGCTGTCCCGCCCCAAGCTCGCCGACCGGGCCGAGGTGATGGCCGCCATCGCCCCCGCCGATCCCGGCGCGGTGCGAGACCGGGCGGCCCACCGGACCGCGCAGCGCGCACGGCACTTCGGTGAGAACGCACCGGAATCGGCCGGACCGCTCACCCTGGCCGAGTCGATCAACCGCGGCCTGGCCGACGCGCTGGCCACCGATCCGGGCACGCTGGTCTTCGGCGAGGACGTGGCGGGCAAGGGCGGGGTCTACGGGGTGACGCGGGGCTTGCGCCGCGCGTTCGGCGGCCTCCGCGTGTTCGACACGCTGCTCGACGAGCAGAGCATCCTCGGCACCGCGCTCGGCGCGGGCCTCGCCGGGATGGTGCCGGTTCCGGAGATCCAGTACCTGGCCTACCTGCACAACGCGGCCGACCAGTTGCGCGGCGAGGCCGCCACTCTCGGGTTCTTCTCCAACGGCCGGTTCCGCAATCCGATGGTGGTGCGCATCGCGGGTTACGGCTACCAGAAGGGCTTCGGCGGGCACTTCCACAACGACAACTCGGTGGCGGCGCTGCGCGACATCCCCGGCCTGGTGGTCGCCTCCCCGTCCTGCCCGGACGACGCCGCCGCGATGCTGCGCACCTGCATCGCCGCGGCGCGGGTGGACGGCCGGGTGTGCGCGTTCCTGGAACCCATCGCGCTCTACCACGAGCGGGATCTCCACGAGCCGGGCGACAACGCGTGGCTCGCCCGCTACCCGGCGCCCGGCGACGGGCACGTGCCGATCGGCAGCGCCCGCACGCACGGCAGCGGCGACGAGTTGACCTTGGTGACCTTCGGCAACGGCGTGCCGCGCTGCCTGCGGGTCGCGCGGCGGTTGGAGCGCGAAGGTGTCGGTGTCCGCGTGCTGGACCTGCGCTGGCTGAGTCCGCTGCCCACCGAGGACCTGCTCACCGCGGCGATGGCGACCGGGCGGGTGCTGGTGGCCGACGAGACGAGGCGCTCCGGGGGCGTGTCCGAACCGGTGGTGACGGCACTGGTGGACGCCGGTTTCACGGGCTCGATCGCGCGGGTCACCAGTGCGGACAGCTTCATCCCGCTCGGGGGCGCGGCCCAGCACGTGCTGCTGAGCGAGGATTCCATCGAGGGTGCCGCCCGTGACCTCCTCCGCCGAAGCACGAGGTGACCGCATGGACCACGACGCCCCGCCGCAACGACCGCCGCACGAGCGGGCCATCGGATGATCAGCTGGCGCACGCTGACCGAGCAGGACTTCCCGCTGCTGGGGAGCTGGCTCGCGCAACCGCACGTGGCCCGGTGGTGGCACCACGAGAGCTCCGCCGCGGCGGTCGCGCGCGATTTCGGGGCGGCGGCGCGCGGCGAGGAGCCGTCGGACGACCTGCTCGTGTTCCTCGACGGGCGGCCGGTGGGCTTGCTGCAACGCAGCAGGTACGGCGACTACCCGGAGCACGCGGCCGAGCTCGCACCGATCATCGAGGTTCCGGCGGAGGCGGTGTGCCTCGACTACTTCATCGGCGATCCGCGGCTGATCGGTGCCGGGCTGGGCACCCGCGTGATCCGGTCGATCGTCGAGGCGACCTGGCACGACTACCCGGAGGCGCCGTCGATCGTGGTGCCCGTGTCCGCCGCCAACCGGGCGTCCTGGCGTGCACTGGAGAAAGCGGGCCTGCGCCGCGTCGCCGAGGGCGAGATGACCCCGGACAACCCGCTCGACGACCGGGACCACTACGTCTACGAGGCGGTCCGCCCACCGGCCGGATTCTGACCGTCAACCGCGTTGGCCACGGAGGAGGAAGGGCCGACGACGCACTCCCCTGCGCCGCCGGCACTCGCCATGCTAAGCGCCGATTCCACTCGGATCATGTTGTTCATGAGGCGCTGACCTGCGACTTGATCCTGTCGCAGCGCGCTCAGCGGGTGGGCTCGCCGAAGACCTTCCCCGGGTTGAAGATCCCGGCGGGGTCGAGCCCGTTCTTCACCGCGTGGTGCATGCCCACGACGGTGGGCCCGAGTTCGTCGTGCAGGCCCGCCCGCTTGAGCAGGCCGATGCCGTGTTCGCCGCTGACCGTGCCGCCCAGCGCGATGGCGTCGGCGACGATGTCGTCGAACGCGCGCTGCGCCCGTTCCCGGGCGGCGTCGTCCCCGGCCGGGGTGATGATCAGCGGGTGCAGGTTGCCGTCGCCCGCGTGCGCGATGTTCGCGATCAACGTGTCGTGGCGGACCGCGGCGGCCTCGACCTTCGCGAGCATGTCCGGCACCAGCGCTCGCGGCACGCACACGTCCTCGGTCAGCAGCGGGCCGAGCCGCTCCAGGGCCGGGTAGGCCAGTCGGCGCGCGGCGAACAGCGCATCGGCCTCGTGCTGATCGGTGGAGGCCGCGCTGAACGTCGCACCGGCCTTCTCGAAGC
This window of the Saccharopolyspora gloriosae genome carries:
- a CDS encoding GNAT family N-acetyltransferase encodes the protein MISWRTLTEQDFPLLGSWLAQPHVARWWHHESSAAAVARDFGAAARGEEPSDDLLVFLDGRPVGLLQRSRYGDYPEHAAELAPIIEVPAEAVCLDYFIGDPRLIGAGLGTRVIRSIVEATWHDYPEAPSIVVPVSAANRASWRALEKAGLRRVAEGEMTPDNPLDDRDHYVYEAVRPPAGF
- a CDS encoding LysR family transcriptional regulator — protein: MLNPIHLRTLQECVRTGSFAEAGRALGYTASAVSQQMALLERAVGAPLFERSARSARCTALASRLAERSRDALGALQSLEREVRAMVSGEEGSLRLAGFATANARILPGVLASVIEQRPHAELQLDEGEPDEVVDSVLDGVLDAAVVFEYDLDPRQWPTDLRVDEVVSEPLRLVLPGSHRLAGAAEISLHELADEPWICTRRDTAGARSLVRLAAASGFVPRITFRSNDYSVIRDLVARGMGVAMLPGLALGTGSVRVTRIAGRQPQRRVRALYRKENTNPLLPIALDCLHRAGSELAVLWGPDTAAHHPEPDPRELPAEVPPSPPGGPPDLRWHGVGTGASGTRDSGAER
- a CDS encoding thiamine pyrophosphate-dependent enzyme; translation: MSQGSDHVEQIDEHFLSAVQALTGPPAGAGPPRPDVAGAPGASSAPQLLALFDAQAGSRHLDFAARELGRRKLGYYSIGSSGHESNAAVAAALRPTDPALLHYRSGGFYLRRAHQVPGRDPVRDVLLGVVASAEEPISAGRHKVFGHGELGIIPQTSTIASHLPRAMGLAFSVGRAERLDVTSEWPADAVVVSSFGDASANHSTALGAINAAAHCAHQGLPMPLLLVCEDNGLGISVRTPPEWVASAHSRHPGIRYSAVDGADPAQCLETAAELAEWVREHRRPALLHLRTVRLMGHAGSDVESGYRTRSEILADYDRDPLLATAAALIHRGVRSPAEVLDRYESWRAEVARIAEEVLSRPKLADRAEVMAAIAPADPGAVRDRAAHRTAQRARHFGENAPESAGPLTLAESINRGLADALATDPGTLVFGEDVAGKGGVYGVTRGLRRAFGGLRVFDTLLDEQSILGTALGAGLAGMVPVPEIQYLAYLHNAADQLRGEAATLGFFSNGRFRNPMVVRIAGYGYQKGFGGHFHNDNSVAALRDIPGLVVASPSCPDDAAAMLRTCIAAARVDGRVCAFLEPIALYHERDLHEPGDNAWLARYPAPGDGHVPIGSARTHGSGDELTLVTFGNGVPRCLRVARRLEREGVGVRVLDLRWLSPLPTEDLLTAAMATGRVLVADETRRSGGVSEPVVTALVDAGFTGSIARVTSADSFIPLGGAAQHVLLSEDSIEGAARDLLRRSTR
- a CDS encoding Glu/Leu/Phe/Val family dehydrogenase, with the protein product MNDLLQSIDEWGPEKIVCVSDSRSGMRGVLVVDNTARGTGKGGIRMSPTVSVAEIARLARVMTWKWAAADLFHGGAKAGIVADPAAPDKERIVRAFARKLADQIPASYVAGLDMGMTERDAAIIQDELGDRGTAVGVPEVLGGVPYDELGVTGHGVVAALAAALELRNRPMAGTRVAVQGFGAVGAAAVRRLHELGAQVVALSTVDGGVHDPDGLDVPSWLARRAEHGDACVHGAPAAKRLDRGEELVVDCDVLIPAAGQDVLGERVAAEVRAEVVVEGANLPTTPDARAALAARGVTVVPDFIANAGGAIAAGFAMDARRSAFRPAPDRILDEVAQRCRDNTRLVLRSALEHGVDPHSAALDIAQSRVRAAMELRGRLATVEAEPVGAGG